TCTCGCCTAgtatttaaaaagaaagatcGGATGCAAATTTTAAgagatttaaaaagattttgaaaactATGTTTATGGGTTTATGGTATATTTTATGTCCATTTTCGATGATCTTTTGTatgtaatttcattaatatgaattatatatcaTGGGTAATGTAAAATCTGAACAAAATCGTCCTAAAAATTTCATTAGCTAGTGCAAGGATAATTTCTGGGTATTACTATGATAACTAAAGTTTACTAAGGTAAAATTGTTTTACTAGTAATACTAGTATTACTAAGTATATTActgaaatgaaatgaaaaagTATTAGTAAGAGAGTACAAGCTTCCTAATAATGGTAATtaaatggtaatataattaaaattctattttatttcagGAAAAATGCAAAATCCACCTTGCACAATCATTTGTTTTGACTACGGGGGATATTATATTAAGGATGGGGCCGAAATGAAATGGATTTCGGGAGAtggtgaaggagaagatgaaattcaCACGATTGTGTTTTAGAAATCAGTGGAGGAGATCACATACTCTGCTTTGGTTGAGCGTATTTGCAGAAAGATAAAGGTAGATGGATATAAGGTGGAAACGAAGATTAGTTACTTTCCAATGGTCTTGTATTCAAACAAGCTATCATATGTCTGGAATGATGAAGATGTTTTTGGTTATCTACTGCAAGTAAATCATGAGAAGTGTAGAAGTGTTCTACATGTGGAGTTCAACAAAACGGTTcaagaagaggatgatgaagctgatgtcTATGTCGGTCTATCCGATAGAGAGGCTACTGATGGAGAGGCTACTGATACATGGGCTACTGATAGAGAGGCTTGTGAAGCAGATGGTGTGCTCACACTTTACGATGACATTGAAATTCATGGTAATGTCACCGAAAGAGATGCAATTGTGATTGAAGATACAGAAGCAAGACCATCAGTTGAAGTAACCCCAGCTGTCAAGGAACGGGATGATGGTATGGATTTGGCTGTAGGTCAAGAATTTAGAACCAAGGAGGAAGCACAAGTTCATATTCAGACGGCTTCACATCTGAAGTGTTTTGAGTATGATGTAATTAAGTCGGACACTAAGAGATATGTGATAAAATGCCGAGCAGCCAAAGAAGGCTGCAAGTGGTATGTGCGTGTTGCAAAGTTGATGAATTCAGATAGTTGGACGGTTAGAAGTTACATCAAACAGCATAGATGTTCTGTTGTTACTACAAGAACACTTCCTAATAGAAGGGGAGGCACACCAGGAATCGTTGCAGCTGTTTTGGCTCAAGATTATCCCGGTAGTTTAGACACACCAGCTCCCAACGCCTTGATCCAGCTGGTTTATCACAGGGTGGCTGTGAAAGTATCATACACAACGTCATGGAGAGGAAAAAGATTAGCTGCTAATAAAGTGCGAGGAAGTCCAGAAGAGAGTTAtactttattaaattcttatatGCACATGCTAAAGCAGTCGAATCCTGGCACAGTAGCTCGAGTGGTTGTGGATGAGGCCCAAAAGTTTAAATATCTGTTTTTTGCTTTGGGAGCTAGCATAAAAGGGTTTACCGCTATGAGGAAAGTCCTCATTGTCGATGCAACACACCTGAAGAATGTTTATGGTGGAGTTCTATTTGTTGCGACTGCTCAAGATCCCGATCATCACCACTATCCAATTGCATTTGGTATTGCAGATGGTGAGAAAGAGCATAGTTGGGTGTGGTTTATGGAACagttgaaatcagtgatatctGATGTTCCTGGATTGGTGTTTCTTTCAGATAGAAACAAAAGCTTGATCAAGGCAGTAAGTCTAGTGTTCCCTCAGGCCGCTCATGGTTATTGTATATGGATTTGGCTCAGAATGTTAAAGTACATGTCCGTAACAACAGAGAAACTTGCACGTTTAAGTTTATGGGCTGCGCACACGCTTATACAGAGGCTGAGTTCTTGAACCTTTATAATGCTTTTCGCATGAGGTATCCTAGCGCAGCGGAGTATCTTGACAAAAGTGTTGAAGAGAGGAAATGGGCGAGATGTTACTTTGAAGGAGATAGGTACAATGTTGACACCACCAATTCAGTGGAATCTTTTAATGGTGTTATTAGTGACGCGAGAAAGTTAAACATACTACCAATGTGTGATTTCATCATTGGGAAAATGGCTGAATGGTTCAACATACATAGGAAGGAGGCAGCTGAAATACCACCCGCACTAAAGCTTGTTCCTATTGTGGAAGCGGAAATGTCTAAAAGATGTGTTGATGCAGGGTTTCTTTCTGTTGTCGAGTTAAACAGCTTCCATCTTGAGTACAGTGTCTCAGGAAGTGACGGGAAGCATTATACCGTTGATATGGCTATGATGACTTGTAGCTGTGAGCAATTTGATAAAGACAAATACCCATGTGTCCATGCAGTAGCTGCTGCCACATTCATGACTGATAAAGCGGGAAAGGAACTTCATCTATCTGAGTATTGTTCTAAGTACTATTTAGTGGAGCAATGGGCTTTGGCTTATCACAGGACAATATATCATGTTCCTCATATGTCTGATTGGATTATACCTGAAGAAGTTAAAGCAATGAAAGTGCTTCCtccagattatgaagtcaaaaaagGAAAACCGCAGCAAACTCGATTTCCATCGGCAGGAAAATCTCGTGGAAGAGGAAAAAGAGGCAAAGGGAGAGCCAGCGGCACAGGTAGAGCCAGCGGCACAGGCACCGCTAACGGCACAGGCACCGCTAACGGCACAGGCAGTACCAGTGGCGCTGGCAGTTCCAGCAGCACAGGCAGAGCGAGAGGAGGAGGTATGGGAGCGTATTTTGAATATGGAATTGGTGCAGGTCCAGGTGTTTGATTTCTAGGATTACTGGGTTTACTGAGTTTACTATGTTTTGTTTGGATTACTGAGTTTACTGAgtttactatgttttatttgGACTACTAGATTTTCTGGAGTTACTATATGTTATTTGGAATACTAGATTTTCTGGAATTACTATGTGTGATTTGGACTACATATATATTAGTACGAGTATTTATGTTTAGTATATAGAATCCTTATATTTTTCATGAGTATTATCAATTCGTAGactatatatttgataaatatatatattaaaactattttgattattattttcaatagtttaagaaaaaccTATTCAGTTTTCTAAAAAATGTCCTTAACTTATATTGTTACTGTGTGAATGGTTAGACTATAGCTAggaaaatctaacaaaatacaTATTCCTGGAAAACTTCTGCTGCaaatgttttctttgatgataATCATAGTGTAAAATCATtggttttactaaaaaaaattttatattctacGGGTTTAACTAGAAAAACCTAAAAATTGCCAAAGAATTACTATGTGTAAGGTAGTATTACTAACTCCTTGAAGAATACCAAGAATTACTAAGTgtaatttgaatattatatttatgtatataccGATTGCACGTTTTACATGAGTACATTTATTAACATGTgctatgaatatatttatgtatataccGGTTGCACGTTTTACATGAGTACATTTATTAACACGTTTTTGGCCTTAGTAAACCTAGTAGTAAGACCAGTTATCCATCTGAATCATTTTTGGACATAGCCTAACTTGAAAACAGTTTCCAAACCTGTTTTTTAACATCCAAAACACATTATACAACCAAGTTTAAACATCCAAAAGCATACCACAACCAAGTTTAAACACCCAAAAGCATATTACATCCAAAAGCATCCTATCAAGTTTTAAAGACttcaaatacataaataattttcagACGCCTACTTAACCTTTGTTTTACGCTTCTTCTTAGGCCCGTCAATGTCTTCTGTCTTCACCTGCGTGTAGGGACTCTGCAGCCGCTGAGGTTTTCTCTTCTCCCTTGGCGTACGTGCAATCACAGGTGCTGATTCTTGACTCTGGGGCCGCTGAGGTTTTTTCTTCCCCCTTGGTTTGCCATACATCATTATCTTCTGTTTGCACCTAAGCTTGAACCCTGTCCTCACCTCATTGGTTCCATCTCTCCTCACCTCAGTGGTCCCATCCGCCATCTCCTCACTAGCCTTGTAAACGACCAAGGCCCACATTTGCTTTTCTTCATCAGTGTATTTATCACCCTCTTTCTCGACAACTGTCTCAGCCTCTTTCTCAACCACTTTATCCGCCTCTTCCTCTGCTTCCTCAGCTTCCTCTGCTTCCATAGCATCCTCTGCTTCCTCTGCTTCCTCAGCTTCTTCTTCCACCATTTCTTCAGCATTTTTTTCGGTGGGACTCTCCTCCACAGCTTCTTTTTCTCCACCATTTCTTCAGCAATTTTTTCGGTGGGACTCTCCTCcacaccttcttcttcctccaccaTTTCTTCAGCTATTTTCTCGGTGGGACTCTCCTCcacaccttcttcttcctccaccaTTTCTTCAGCTATTTTCTCGGTGGGACTCTCCTCcacaccttcttcttcctccaccaTTTCTTCagcatttttttctttgagaCTCTCCTCGTCACTTTCTTCGGCTTCAACTGCCATCTCCTCACCCTCTTCCTCGATAACTGTCTCAGCCTCTTTTTCAGTCTCGATAGGTGATGGCGCAGTTACCGTTGGTCCTCTTAAAAACTCCTCTGGTGGTGTAAGTACTATTTTTCTCGCGGCCAATCTCTTCGGTCTACCACGTGGTGGTGTAGGAGTTACCTTGGCAACtttctcagcctctttctctAGATACTCAGTCTCTTCAGAAAGAATACTCTTCCATAACGCATCCGCCTCTACTCTCCTCTTCTCAGCCTCTTCCTCAGTATCGTAATCTTCTTCAGAGACCTCATCTTTTTCTCTAGTTCCCAGCTCTGTTTTATCAGCCTcgttctccttctcttcttcttcctccacgtTTCCCTTgtctttctcaccatccttaCTGTTTTCCCCACCCGAGACCACATCCTTTTCCTCGCCAGACTCACTGTTTTCCTTGTCTTCCTTAGCCTTTTCACTGTTTTCCTTCCCTTCAGCTCTACCATAATCTCTATCATCCCATCCAAAATCCATATCTTCACCATAGTTCCTCTCCTCATTTTTGTTGCTCT
The sequence above is drawn from the Brassica napus cultivar Da-Ae chromosome A8, Da-Ae, whole genome shotgun sequence genome and encodes:
- the LOC106358795 gene encoding uncharacterized protein LOC106358795, with protein sequence MVLYSNKLSYVWNDEDVFGYLLQVNHEKCRSVLHVEFNKTVQEEDDEADVYVGLSDREATDGEATDTWATDREACEADGVLTLYDDIEIHGNVTERDAIVIEDTEARPSVEVTPAVKERDDGMDLAVGQEFRTKEEAQVHIQTASHLKCFEYDVIKSDTKRYVIKCRAAKEGCKWYVRVAKLMNSDSWTVRSYIKQHRCSVVTTRTLPNRRGGTPGIVAAVLAQDYPGSLDTPAPNALIQLVYHRVAVKVSYTTSWRGKRLAANKVRGSPEESYTLLNSYMHMLKQSNPGTVARVVVDEAQKFKYLFFALGASIKGFTAMRKVLIVDATHLKNVYGGVLFVATAQDPDHHHYPIAFGIADGEKEHSWVWFMEQLKSVISDVPGLVFLSDRNKSLIKANVKVHVRNNRETCTFKFMGCAHAYTEAEFLNLYNAFRMRYPSAAEYLDKSVEERKWARCYFEGDRYNVDTTNSVESFNGVISDARKLNILPMCDFIIGKMAEWFNIHRKEAAEIPPALKLVPIVEAEMSKRCVDAGFLSVVELNSFHLEYSVSGSDGKHYTVDMAMMTCSCEQFDKDKYPCVHAVAAATFMTDKAGKELHLSEYCSKYYLVEQWALAYHRTIYHVPHMSDWIIPEEVKAMKVLPPDYEVKKGKPQQTRFPSAGKSRGRGKRGKGRASGTGRASGTGTANGTGTANGTGSTSGAGSSSSTGRARGGGMGAYFEYGIGAGPGV
- the LOC125577315 gene encoding golgin subfamily A member 6-like protein 6, with protein sequence MSEGFSGLESVVEAKLGDMDVRMSKFEKNQRQLKRRAKKIEEKLTSIESNKNEERNYGEDMDFGWDDRDYGRAEGKENSEKAKEDKENSESGEEKDVVSGGENSKDGEKDKGNVEEEEEKENEADKTELGTREKDEVSEEDYDTEEEAEKRRVEADALWKSILSEETEYLEKEAEKVAKVTPTPPRGRPKRLAARKIVLTPPEEFLRGPTVTAPSPIETEKEAETVIEEEGEEMAVEAEESDEESLKEKNAEEMVEEEEGVEESPTEKIAEEMVEEEEGVEESPTEKIAEEMVEEEEGVEESPTEKIAEEMVEKKKLWRRVPPKKMLKKWWKKKLRKQRKQRMLWKQRKLRKQRKRRIKWLRKRLRQLSRKRVINTLMKKSKCGPWSFTRLVRRWRMGPLR